The Tolypothrix sp. PCC 7712 genome segment GACGTGAGGGTGGGGATTTCCTGATTTGTGTAATCAAATCAATGGTGTTGGTTGCTAGTTGCTGTTGCCTACACCAATCTTCAAACTCGAATTCGTTCATTTGAGCTTCACCTCCGGGAGCGTGACCTATGTGATACAAGGACGGCTTTGTTGCTTCACTACAGTCTCCTAAAAATACTTATCAACGCGAATTGAATCATATTTTAGTCAGTTTGAACCATATTTTGTCATCTAAGTTGTACATAGGAGTGATTTTTAGAGAATTATTCGGGAGAAGTTTTTTCTTTTTCGTTATGACAACTCTAGGATTTATTATGATTCACAATTAGGACACGCGGCCATAATTTTATGCAAACTTTTATGTGATGTTTAGGCTGTAACCCTTGAAATGTCGTTAATTTTTGGTCAGGGTATGATTCACAATTTGGTCATCCAGGGGGTAAAAGCACAATAAGCATTGTAAAATTTTTTCTAACCATCGCCAAAGCCGCTTAATCATGATACTGAACTCAATATACGTGTTATCTCTATCTTCAATCGTAGCGATTATATATCAGTATCACTGAGGAAATTTGTATTTTTTTAATGAGTTTTATTGAAGGAAATATGAAAAATAATTCCAATCATCCCTAATAATCAATGATTCACCCCACCAGTAACAATAAAACTAGCCCAATAATACGGATGCTCAAAAGGCGGAATCTGTGTATTGATTTTATCGAGGTCATGGCGAATCATATCCGCTTCATCCCGCAATTCCTCCGCACAGATAAAATTGTACTCACCCATCTCCTCAGCCCGTTCCTCATACCACCTCGCAATCTCACCATACGTCACACCACACAACCACCTTTGTGTGCGCTTCAGCGCAGCAGCAGGAGCAGTATCCCGATCGCACTGACGGTAAAATTCAATCGCAAATAAAGCACTAGAAATTGATTCCACTGTCCACAGGGTACTAACAACATTCGTAACACCTTTACTAATAAAACCACTGACCAAACCCACGTATTCTGTAGTAATTGTTTGGCTACCAGTAATCGCTGTTTCGCAAGCCGAGAGGCTGACCATCTGGTAATTATTAAAAGGTAGCTGGAGAATATCTTCTAGAGTTAGCCTGTCCGTATGGCTCAAAGCAAGGGCTGATTGTTTGGGATTTTGGAAAATATAGGTTCCATGTCCGGTAAAATGAAAAAATTTATACCCAGAGGCAAGAGCTTTTTCGACATTTTCTTTTGTCGCGTCGCTACCAGCTAAACGGTGAGGATTGGCAAACATTTGGCTAATAGTTGCTGACTCCATTTCTGCATGACGAAGCTCTTCAAATTTCTTGTCTGCGATAATATCCGTGCTGTCTGGTGCTTCTACGCTTAATAACTGTTTGCTGGTATCAGTATTTTCTGAGCGATCGCTTTCTTGATGATTGACGCGATCGCTCAAGGAAAGCCCAATTTTAGCACTGGGTAAGTAAGTAATTGTAAATTGTTCTGGAAATAAGAATTGCAGGGGAAAACGATGTAAATCCTGGTGGGGAATAAGGATGAGGTTTTCGACGGGTGGGACTGCATCATCCGCAGAGATGGCATTGACAATAGCATTGATATCAAGAATTTTACCCAAATCTTCTAAGTATTCCGGTAAGCGATCGCGCCATGTGGCTTGTCCTGCTTCTTGGTTGTCTTTACCCTCACGATACTTGGTATATTCTTTGTTCCAGTTTTGTACCCAGGCTTCAAACTCGCGGTGTCGTTTTACTGTTGTTGGCAATTGTCCATCTAATGCTTGGTTTTCCTCCAGGGAATTGGTTGCAGATATCTGAGGGGAAAGGACTATGGGTGATGGTACATTATGTTTGAGGATAAAGGTATTGAGGGCATTCGGGCTAATATGCCAGTAAATAATCGCAGTTGTGGGATTAAGTAACTTTTGTATTTCCGAGTAGTTAGGGGAGGAAATCTCATCACCCAAAGAGTACAAAAGCCAAGTTAAACAAGCATTTTTACCTTTTTCTGCGAGTTCCAAGGCTGCACACCAATTTCCCGATTGTATGGCTAAGTCAACGGTTAATTGTTGAAAACCAGCAAATCGTAAGGCTAATTGTTGCTTTCTGGCTGGACTGGGGGTGTTTTCCAGCAGATTTTGTAGGATATCCGTAGCCCGTCGTTGGAGTTCTTCAGCCTCAGAAGTTTGTCCCAAAGCTGACAAGCAGCGAATTAAATCTCGCAGAAGTTCTAAATGCGCTTCAGGAAACTGTGTCAGTGTTTTTAGTGCATTTTGATAGCTTCTAAAAGCCCTACCCCAGTAGGGATATGGATTATCATCTCTGCATCCCTGGAAATAATGGGCGTTTCCTATAGCCTGATGTAATTTACCCCAACCTTCTGGATGGGTTTCTTGGGGACAATGTTTTAATCCTTCTTCATAGCTCGCAAATTGACCTTGCCTACCACCCCCGTTTAAATTTGGGTTCTTAAATGTGATAACGAGGTCGGGGTAAGAGGTGACTACGGGTAAAATAAATAAACCAGTTGGATTTATCTCTTTCTCAACGATGCTTGAAACTGCTAATCCTCTATTAATCCAAGTGTTGTAATCGTCGGATTTTAATTCTAGGGCTTGGTCATAGGAGGCGATCGCTTCTTGATATTGCATCAAATTATGCAGAGATACTCCTCTGTCAGCCCAAGGTCGAGACTCATTTGATTTAATTTCTATAGTTTTACTATAGGAGATAACTGCTTCTTCATGTCTTCCTAAGTTGGCTAGTGCGATACCTCTATTGTGCCAATAATTACTTTCTCTGTCATTAATATCTCCTAGTTTCTTCCGAATATTAATCAGTTTTTTGCCAGTATTTATTGCTTTTTTACTAGCATCTATTGCTTTGTCGTAGGATGCGATCGCTTCTTCGTATCTTAATAATTGAGCTAGTACCAAACCTCGCCCATTCCAAGCATTAAACACCTCTATGAAGTTAGAGTTGATTTCTAAAGCTTGCTCAAAGGAAGTAAGTGCATCTTCATACAAATATAAGTCATTTAATACAAATCCTCTATTAGTCCATGCTTCTGGGAAATCAGGCTTAAATTCTACAGCTTTGTCGTAAGAAGCCAGTGCATCTTTGTAATACCCCCATTCTTTCAAAGCAATTCCCTTACAATACCAAGTATAATAATCAGGTTTCAATTTAAGTGCTTCTTCACAAGATGCAACTGCTTCAGAAAAACGTTCTAAATGAGTTAACGTAACACTCCGATTTCTCCAAGCATCATGGAAATCCGGTTTGATTTCTATCGCTTTGTTAAAAGACGTGATCGCTTCAGAGAATCGGTCTAAACTATCGAGTGTTGCACCCCGACTATCCCAAGCCTCATAGTTATCAGGTTCCAATTTCAGCACTTGATCAAAAGATGCGATCGCTTCTTCAAAAGAACCTAAATCCTTTAGAATAATACCCTGATTGTACCAAGCTTGGGCATAATTAGGATTTAACTTCAATGCTTGTCTTAAGCAAGCTATTGCTTCTTGTAAATTACCCAATTTACTTTCTGTAGCACCTCGATTACTCCAAACAATATAATCGTCAGGTTTTAATTTGAGTGCTTCATCAAAAGATAAAATTGCTTCCTCAAAGCGTTCTGAATGAAGCAGTGCTACCCCCCGGATATTCCAAGTATCATAGCAATTAGGTTTCAATTTAAGTGCTTGATCAAATGATGCGATTGCTTCAGAGAAACGTTTTAATTTATCAAGTGCAAAACCTCGTTCTAGCCAGACTGGCTGAAAGTCAGGCTTAATATCTATCACTTTGTCATAACATGCAATTCCATCTTCATATCGTTGTAGGTGGTAACAAAATATAGAACCACGATTTGCCCAAGGTTGATATGCATCAGGTTTTAATTCTATAGCTTTATCAAAAGATTCTAATGCTTCTGCAAATTTTTTTAAATCCTTGAGTACATTACCTCTCTAGCAATTTTACATAAGTGTCAACGGTTATAGTTTGTATTTGTTTGCGAATATTTACATACTTTGCTGACATGGCGAAATATCGCGAGCATTATTGAAGTCTGTTTTTAGGTTTTGGAGATGCGATTACTGCAGTCACAAAATAACTGAGAATAATTTTATACTGCTACGATGGCTCTTATTCAAGAGGAAAAAGATAAAATTCACCTAACTACTTGCCAAAGACCTTGAGACAATGCTAGAAGCCCCTCTCTAAAAAATTCTAGAAGTCCCTTCCCGAAAATTATTCAGCTTACCGAGACTCTCTATTGCAGATCAAGTTTCCGAACTCAGGTCAGAATTTTGGACGCTTTTTACACAAAAACTGCTTATGAGCAGTTGAATCAGCGAAAACGGCTAACTGCTACTAAAGCAGATCGCACTCGCTACAGATTGTATAAAATCACCCCCTCCGATAAAATTTGGCGTATTAAGGCGAGATCTCAAAAATCTTTTATCAAAAATTGTGAACAAAACCTGCATTATTACGCTGTTTAACCAAAGTGGTGGTGTTGCTAAAACCACACTTACTCAAAATTTAGGCTATCACCTAGCACTTAAAAAACGTCGTGTCTTGTTGGTAGACATGGACCCACAAGCTAGCCTGACTACTTTCATGGGGCTTGAACCCGACGAATTAGACCAAAGCATTCAACAAACAATTGTTGACAATAAGCCATTACCTATCTATCCTGATCTGATTCACGGTATGGCGCTTGTCCCTGCTGATATTAACCTAGCGGTTACTGAAATGCAGTTAGCAAGTGCGATCGCCAGAGAATATCGTCTAAAAAATGCACTTGCCACAGTGCAGAACAATTACGACTTTATTCTGATCGACTGTCCCCCTTCTTTAGGGTTACTCAGTGTTATTAGTTTGACTGCTGCTACTCACATTCTTGTTCCGATACAATGCCAGTTTAAATCATTTAAAGGAACAGAACTTTTACTTAGTACGGTAGCCCAAGTCCGCAGTCATACTAACCCCGGTTTACAATTTGCGGGGTTTGTTCCCACAATGTTTGATGGTCGCACTGCCCAAGAGTCTCGGACTGTTAAAGCTGTGCAAGAACAACTGTCAGATATTGGTACTGTATATCCACCCATTCCAAAATCTATTGCCTTTGCCGATGCGTCCGAGCGTAGAGTACCTTTAGCATTGTTTGATAAAAATCACTCTGCTGTCAGCGTACTCAAAAAAATTGCCAACAGTTTAGATAAACTCGAAGTAAAACAGTGAATAAAAAGCGTAACGAACCCTACGCCGCCATCAAAAAACCCGTTGAACTGCTGTTCGGTAGCAGTGCAGATACCACGCAGCCTGATAATCAAGCCAATGCTAGTTCCACTATTGACATCACTAAAATCAAGCTGCCTTCCTCGCAACCCCGGCGCTACTTTGACCCCCAAAAACTTGAAGAACTATCACGCTCAGTTAAAGAACTAGGTATTCTCGAACCTCTGTTGGTGCGTCCGCTCTCTGGAGGTGATTATGAATTAGTAGCGGGTGAACGACGCTACAGAGCGGCAACAATGGCAGGATTAATCGAAGTACCTATTGTTGCAAGAGAAATGGACGATGCGACTACATATCAAGTACGCCTCGTTGAAAACCTGCAACGTGAAGACCTCAACCCCCTAGAGGAAACTGAAGGTATCCTCGAACTGTTGGCGTTGCGCTTGGAAATCAGCGTTGACGAAACCGTCAAACTGCTGCAAAAAATGGACAATGAAGCTAAAGGTAAAATTACCCGTAACGTTACGGGTAACTCTCAAACTCTGCTGGTTGAAGAGGTATTTATAGCTTTAGGACGCATGAAGTGGGACTCTTTTGTTCGCAACCGCCTTCCACTGCTGGGTCTGCCGCCTGATGTGCTGTCAGTTTTGCGTTCGGGGAAACTTGAGTACACTAAAGCACGAGCGATCGCACGAGTTAAAAATGAAAAAATCAGAGATGAACTGTTAAACATAGCAATTGAACATAATCTATCCCTGAGCGAAATCAAACAGAAAATCCAAGTTTTTGAGCAGCAGTCTGAATCGCGCTCATCCTCTCAAACAGAGACGACAGATCTCAAAGAGCGTGTTGATGATA includes the following:
- a CDS encoding CHAT domain-containing protein, whose protein sequence is MQYQEAIASYDQALELKSDDYNTWINRGLAVSSIVEKEINPTGLFILPVVTSYPDLVITFKNPNLNGGGRQGQFASYEEGLKHCPQETHPEGWGKLHQAIGNAHYFQGCRDDNPYPYWGRAFRSYQNALKTLTQFPEAHLELLRDLIRCLSALGQTSEAEELQRRATDILQNLLENTPSPARKQQLALRFAGFQQLTVDLAIQSGNWCAALELAEKGKNACLTWLLYSLGDEISSPNYSEIQKLLNPTTAIIYWHISPNALNTFILKHNVPSPIVLSPQISATNSLEENQALDGQLPTTVKRHREFEAWVQNWNKEYTKYREGKDNQEAGQATWRDRLPEYLEDLGKILDINAIVNAISADDAVPPVENLILIPHQDLHRFPLQFLFPEQFTITYLPSAKIGLSLSDRVNHQESDRSENTDTSKQLLSVEAPDSTDIIADKKFEELRHAEMESATISQMFANPHRLAGSDATKENVEKALASGYKFFHFTGHGTYIFQNPKQSALALSHTDRLTLEDILQLPFNNYQMVSLSACETAITGSQTITTEYVGLVSGFISKGVTNVVSTLWTVESISSALFAIEFYRQCDRDTAPAAALKRTQRWLCGVTYGEIARWYEERAEEMGEYNFICAEELRDEADMIRHDLDKINTQIPPFEHPYYWASFIVTGGVNH
- a CDS encoding ParB/RepB/Spo0J family partition protein, encoding MNKKRNEPYAAIKKPVELLFGSSADTTQPDNQANASSTIDITKIKLPSSQPRRYFDPQKLEELSRSVKELGILEPLLVRPLSGGDYELVAGERRYRAATMAGLIEVPIVAREMDDATTYQVRLVENLQREDLNPLEETEGILELLALRLEISVDETVKLLQKMDNEAKGKITRNVTGNSQTLLVEEVFIALGRMKWDSFVRNRLPLLGLPPDVLSVLRSGKLEYTKARAIARVKNEKIRDELLNIAIEHNLSLSEIKQKIQVFEQQSESRSSSQTETTDLKERVDDTLRRFKKAKLWDDPKKKTQVEKLLAQLEALMQQN
- a CDS encoding ParA family protein, whose product is MNKTCIITLFNQSGGVAKTTLTQNLGYHLALKKRRVLLVDMDPQASLTTFMGLEPDELDQSIQQTIVDNKPLPIYPDLIHGMALVPADINLAVTEMQLASAIAREYRLKNALATVQNNYDFILIDCPPSLGLLSVISLTAATHILVPIQCQFKSFKGTELLLSTVAQVRSHTNPGLQFAGFVPTMFDGRTAQESRTVKAVQEQLSDIGTVYPPIPKSIAFADASERRVPLALFDKNHSAVSVLKKIANSLDKLEVKQ